The Zobellia alginiliquefaciens genome contains a region encoding:
- a CDS encoding DUF58 domain-containing protein, translating to MNLQSELNNTSLFQNLELLANQVVEGFISGIHKSPFHGFSAEFAEHKIYNPGESTKHIDWKLFAKTDKLYTKRYEEETNLRCHMILDSSASMYYPEVKNLSASNLNKIGFSALAIAALMNILKRQRDAVGLSVYSDTYNFYSPEKGSERHHQMLLAKLSEVCLDKNPAPQTETYTYLYQIAENIKRRSLIFLFTDMFQNSTNDEKIFEALRHLKYNKHEVVLFHLLDKSTEYHFDFDNTPKRFLDVETGEHIDLYSSNIKESYERSVRHYFEDLKLKCAQYRIKYVEVDVREDFSKMLNTYLVERQKFI from the coding sequence ATGAACCTGCAATCGGAATTAAATAATACATCACTTTTCCAAAACCTGGAGCTATTGGCCAACCAAGTAGTGGAAGGCTTCATTAGTGGCATACACAAGAGTCCGTTTCATGGCTTTTCAGCAGAATTTGCAGAACATAAAATTTATAACCCAGGAGAAAGCACCAAGCATATTGACTGGAAACTTTTTGCAAAAACGGACAAGCTCTATACCAAAAGATATGAAGAAGAAACCAATTTAAGGTGCCATATGATTTTGGATAGCTCAGCATCAATGTACTACCCGGAGGTAAAGAACCTATCCGCTAGTAATCTGAACAAAATAGGCTTTAGTGCGCTCGCCATAGCAGCACTCATGAACATTTTAAAAAGGCAACGAGACGCCGTTGGACTCAGTGTATATTCAGACACCTATAATTTCTATTCACCCGAAAAAGGTAGTGAAAGACACCACCAGATGCTTTTGGCCAAGTTAAGTGAGGTCTGTTTAGACAAAAATCCCGCTCCGCAAACGGAAACCTACACCTATTTATACCAGATTGCGGAAAACATAAAAAGAAGGAGTCTCATATTTCTTTTTACGGATATGTTTCAAAATTCTACAAATGATGAAAAAATTTTTGAAGCTCTCCGACATTTAAAATACAACAAGCACGAGGTAGTATTATTCCATCTTTTGGACAAATCTACCGAGTACCATTTTGATTTTGACAATACCCCTAAACGTTTTCTAGATGTAGAGACCGGCGAACACATAGATTTGTATTCCAGCAACATAAAAGAATCCTACGAACGTAGTGTCCGCCACTATTTTGAAGATTTAAAATTAAAATGCGCCCAATATAGAATTAAATATGTGGAGGTAGATGTACGGGAGGATTTTTCAAAAATGCTGAACACCTATTTGGTAGAAAGGCAGAAATTTATCTAA